Below is a genomic region from Desulfobacter sp..
CCAGTTCGGATTTCAAATCCACCACCGTGTGAGACAAGTCAGCATTGCCTGCCTTTGATCCAATGGTGTTAAATTCCCGGTTAAACTCCTGGATGAGAAAGTTTAGTTTTCTGCCTTGGGACTCATTCTCATCCATAATCTCCCTGAACATTTTAATATGGCTGTGAATCCGGACAATCTCTTCTGACACATCACTCTTGTCCGCAAGAATCGCCACTTCCTGGGCCAGGCGGATGGGGTCGACAAGGCCTGAATCTTCTGCTGCCAGCTTTGACAATCTTTCTTCAAGTCTTTTTTTATAAACTTCCGGGATTGCCCCTGCCTGGGATTCAACCTCTTTCATCCGGTCCTGAATCCAGATCAGCCGGGCGTTGAGATCCAAGAAAAGATTTTCCCCCTCGTTTCTCCGCATCTGGTCCAGATCCTCTGCCGCAGTTTGAGCGGCCTGGCAAAGGACTTGTTTTAAACTCTTCTGGTCGACCTCTTTTTTAGCGGCCATGATGACCTGCCGGGCATTTAAAACGGTCTCAAAAGGAATATCTTCGGACAGGGACAGGGTCTGTTTAAGCTCGTTCAATGCCTTAAAATAGGATTTGGCCTTGACCGTGTCCACCTCGTACAGATCCTGATCTTCGGAGGCATCTGAAAGGTTTACCCGGATATCCATCCGTCCCCGGCTGTGATATTGACCCATGATTTTTTTAATATCCTCTTCCAGGGTCTGACAGGATTCAGGCAGGTGGATGGAAAAATCCATATAC
It encodes:
- a CDS encoding YicC family protein, producing MIKSMTAFAKASATLEDLTIDLTIRSYNSRYMDFSIHLPESCQTLEEDIKKIMGQYHSRGRMDIRVNLSDASEDQDLYEVDTVKAKSYFKALNELKQTLSLSEDIPFETVLNARQVIMAAKKEVDQKSLKQVLCQAAQTAAEDLDQMRRNEGENLFLDLNARLIWIQDRMKEVESQAGAIPEVYKKRLEERLSKLAAEDSGLVDPIRLAQEVAILADKSDVSEEIVRIHSHIKMFREIMDENESQGRKLNFLIQEFNREFNTIGSKAGNADLSHTVVDLKSELEKIREQVQNIE